Proteins from a genomic interval of Moorena sp. SIOASIH:
- a CDS encoding Gfo/Idh/MocA family oxidoreductase: protein MQNSTYQRHRDHQVQRNLPQPIKIGVIGVGNMGQHHARVLSLLKDVEIVGVADINVERGLNIASKYRVRFFEDYHDLLPYVEAVCIAVPTRLHHDVGMTCLQAGVHILIEKPIAASIAEAESLVNAAAESQCILQVGHIERFNPAFQELSKVLKTEQLLAVEAHRMSPYSDRANDVSVVLDLMIHDIDLLLELVASPVTRLTASGSRASDSGYLDYVTATLGFANGIVGTVTASKVTHRKIRRIAAHCKNSLTEADFLNNEILIHRQTTANYMTDYGQVLYRQDGLIEKVYTSNIEPLHAELEHFVNCVRGGNQPSVGGEQALKALRLASLIEQMALDGQVWHNVDNGNHKLHTSVMTVPC, encoded by the coding sequence GTGCAGAATAGTACTTATCAAAGACATCGAGATCATCAAGTCCAGCGCAACTTACCGCAGCCAATCAAAATCGGTGTGATTGGCGTTGGCAATATGGGACAACATCATGCCCGAGTTTTGAGTCTTCTCAAAGACGTTGAAATTGTGGGTGTGGCAGACATTAACGTCGAGCGTGGTTTAAATATTGCCAGTAAGTACCGTGTTCGCTTTTTTGAAGATTATCACGATCTTCTTCCCTATGTAGAGGCGGTTTGCATTGCAGTACCGACCCGTCTACATCATGACGTCGGGATGACTTGTCTACAAGCTGGAGTGCATATTTTAATTGAAAAACCGATTGCCGCTAGTATTGCTGAGGCAGAATCGTTAGTGAATGCAGCAGCAGAGTCCCAATGTATTCTCCAAGTTGGACATATTGAACGTTTTAACCCAGCTTTCCAGGAACTGAGCAAAGTTCTGAAGACAGAACAATTGCTAGCTGTGGAAGCTCATCGCATGAGTCCCTACTCTGACCGAGCCAATGATGTCTCGGTGGTTTTGGATCTCATGATTCATGATATAGATCTATTACTAGAATTGGTAGCCTCACCGGTGACAAGGTTAACCGCTAGTGGCAGCCGTGCTTCTGATTCCGGGTATTTAGATTACGTCACTGCTACCTTGGGGTTTGCCAATGGTATTGTTGGTACCGTCACGGCAAGTAAAGTGACACACCGAAAAATCCGTCGCATCGCTGCCCATTGCAAAAATTCTCTGACGGAAGCTGATTTCCTCAATAATGAGATTCTAATTCATCGGCAAACCACTGCCAATTATATGACCGACTATGGTCAAGTGCTTTACCGACAGGATGGTTTGATTGAGAAGGTTTATACCAGTAATATTGAACCACTCCATGCTGAGTTAGAACACTTTGTCAATTGTGTACGGGGTGGTAATCAACCTTCTGTCGGGGGTGAACAAGCCCTAAAAGCACTGCGCTTGGCAAGTTTGATTGAGCAGATGGCTCTTGATGGTCAAGTTTGGCACAACGTAGACAATGGGAATCATAAACTCCATACTTCCGTCATGACAGTTCCGTGTTAA